A window from Candidatus Gracilibacteria bacterium encodes these proteins:
- a CDS encoding ATP-binding cassette domain-containing protein: MIQVKNLSKKFGDIVAVDDISFEVKSGEIFGFLGPNGAGKSTTIKILTTLLSASEGHVSLNGHDPEKDPDAVRRCFGIVFQDHSLDDELTAYENMELHGVLYDVPGSILKKRIEDLLGFVDLLDRKNDLVKEFSGGMKRRLEIARGLMHHPKIIFLDEPTLGLDPQTRNHMWTYLKKLNKEEGTTVFFTTHYMEEAEKNAQRICVIDHGKIIASGTPGELKKQTETESLEEAFLKLTGNKIREEGSTTADRNRTMARMWGARK, encoded by the coding sequence ATGATTCAAGTAAAAAATCTGTCTAAAAAATTTGGGGATATTGTGGCCGTGGATGACATTTCATTTGAAGTGAAGTCCGGTGAAATTTTTGGATTCCTCGGCCCAAATGGAGCGGGAAAATCCACAACTATTAAGATCCTCACCACGCTACTTTCCGCCAGCGAAGGCCATGTGTCGTTGAATGGTCACGATCCGGAAAAAGATCCGGACGCGGTACGGCGCTGCTTTGGAATTGTGTTCCAAGATCACAGCCTGGATGACGAGCTCACCGCCTACGAAAACATGGAATTGCATGGCGTGCTTTACGATGTTCCCGGCTCTATCCTCAAAAAACGGATCGAAGATTTGCTCGGCTTCGTGGACCTGCTCGACCGCAAAAACGACCTCGTTAAAGAATTCTCCGGAGGCATGAAGCGCCGTCTCGAAATCGCCCGTGGACTCATGCACCACCCCAAAATTATTTTCCTCGATGAGCCCACCCTCGGACTCGATCCCCAAACGCGCAATCACATGTGGACTTACCTCAAAAAATTGAATAAAGAAGAAGGGACCACCGTGTTCTTCACCACTCACTACATGGAAGAAGCAGAAAAAAACGCCCAGCGCATCTGCGTGATCGACCACGGAAAAATCATTGCATCCGGCACGCCTGGCGAACTCAAAAAACAAACCGAAACGGAGTCGCTTGAAGAGGCTTTTCTTAAACTCACCGGAAACAAGATCCGTGAAGAAGGCTCCACCACCGCCGACCGCAACCGAACCATGGCCCGCATGTGGGGCGCCCGTAAATAA
- a CDS encoding L-tyrosine/L-tryptophan isonitrile synthase family protein — protein sequence MENPSTTTGTDARISDHRFSRPFDPDDALAPIDIQEGTLDLSRFVVEAEESAQQRAEVVRKRNPIGASLVEEDRVRAQAEQILGILSLARYRKGSVRLIEEGKPEFMARIEDAIRAQRPVEIILSFFCYKALNPLKTFAQTGTEVDLSEYASVLRFYEIAKAIEAVYEPGARVLVACDGTKYADAIGFTRAQGQGYYEAIRAMAEGMGLSDQVVLFDEADYYSPGIEESMAIHQRRIQDALDSGDQALRDQVGMMQRSLALYTPLPGGLSVATVGSAFSAIPDEVLAARNPEAMDLRQWILGRSWEVAVQYIAAYDAVKADGALARAGARAVRATVHPKAGQVGLYAIGESATQAFPHHIQGTFRGHSVGALGDVRVEFRVDLERENAEMQRVGGTLRGVSLSKQYPFLNAQSSHPFYFQAQGFILIPFI from the coding sequence ATGGAAAATCCTTCCACCACCACCGGTACCGATGCTCGCATCAGCGATCATCGTTTCAGTCGACCCTTTGATCCTGATGATGCACTGGCTCCTATTGACATCCAAGAGGGGACCTTAGACCTCTCAAGATTTGTAGTGGAAGCAGAAGAAAGTGCACAACAAAGAGCAGAGGTAGTCAGGAAACGCAATCCCATTGGAGCCAGTCTCGTTGAAGAAGATCGTGTGAGAGCTCAAGCAGAGCAGATTCTTGGTATTCTTTCTTTGGCTCGTTACCGAAAGGGTTCTGTACGCCTCATTGAAGAGGGTAAACCAGAGTTTATGGCTCGTATTGAAGATGCTATTCGTGCTCAACGCCCTGTAGAGATCATTCTTAGTTTCTTCTGCTATAAGGCTTTGAATCCTTTGAAGACCTTTGCTCAGACTGGAACGGAAGTAGATCTTTCAGAGTATGCTTCGGTCCTTCGTTTCTACGAGATCGCAAAGGCCATTGAAGCTGTGTATGAACCTGGGGCACGCGTCCTTGTGGCGTGTGACGGGACCAAGTACGCAGATGCCATTGGATTTACTCGTGCGCAGGGGCAGGGTTATTACGAGGCTATAAGAGCTATGGCTGAAGGAATGGGTCTAAGTGACCAAGTGGTTCTTTTTGATGAAGCTGATTACTATTCTCCAGGCATTGAAGAGAGTATGGCGATACACCAGCGGCGCATCCAGGATGCCTTGGACTCTGGTGATCAAGCACTTAGGGATCAAGTGGGTATGATGCAACGCAGTCTCGCTCTTTATACGCCTCTTCCAGGTGGACTTTCTGTAGCTACGGTTGGAAGTGCTTTTAGTGCGATCCCCGATGAGGTGCTCGCTGCTCGCAATCCCGAGGCTATGGACTTGAGACAGTGGATTTTGGGTAGGTCTTGGGAGGTAGCTGTGCAATATATTGCAGCTTATGATGCTGTAAAAGCAGATGGTGCATTGGCTCGAGCCGGTGCACGCGCAGTCCGTGCAACTGTCCATCCAAAGGCTGGTCAGGTTGGACTTTACGCCATCGGTGAAAGTGCAACTCAGGCTTTTCCTCACCACATTCAAGGTACTTTCAGAGGTCATAGTGTAGGTGCTTTGGGTGATGTCCGTGTAGAATTTAGAGTGGATCTTGAACGAGAGAATGCAGAGATGCAAAGGGTCGGAGGAACTTTGCGCGGTGTCTCTTTATCTAAGCAATATCCTTTTCTTAATGCCCAGTCTTCACACCCTTTTTACTTTCAAGCTCAGTGATTTATACTGATACCATTCATCTAA
- a CDS encoding peptidase E: MKTIVTIGGYLKEGGEGAGSWLDMWFDTPIEIDREIVKLTGKKAPRVLFIPTASSDSRGYEAAFRKNYEGKLNCEVDVLKLVREKSSPKGIQTKIDWADIIYVGGGNTLKMMKKWRRLGVDKMLKRAWEQGKVLCGVSAGSICWFEYGISDSLHFYNSKETKYIRVRGLGFLKGIHNPHFGSEREDCKYRTKGMKEIMQRSKGKCLGVPDACAVIFEGNHYRVIGKPEASQVWYEKGKYCERQIPREGVSGAQLDDTHERGFNGGLF, from the coding sequence ATGAAAACAATAGTGACGATTGGTGGTTATCTCAAAGAAGGCGGCGAAGGTGCAGGCAGTTGGCTTGATATGTGGTTTGACACCCCTATTGAAATTGATCGTGAGATTGTGAAGCTCACGGGTAAAAAGGCCCCGAGAGTGCTTTTTATACCGACTGCGAGTAGTGATTCAAGAGGTTACGAAGCGGCTTTTAGGAAAAATTATGAAGGCAAACTCAACTGTGAAGTGGATGTGCTGAAACTTGTCCGAGAAAAATCTAGCCCTAAAGGGATCCAAACCAAGATCGACTGGGCGGACATCATTTATGTCGGAGGTGGTAACACACTAAAGATGATGAAGAAGTGGCGTAGGCTAGGCGTGGATAAAATGCTCAAGCGCGCTTGGGAACAAGGGAAGGTTCTTTGTGGTGTCAGTGCAGGCTCCATTTGTTGGTTTGAGTATGGGATCAGCGACAGTCTTCATTTTTATAACTCAAAAGAAACGAAATACATCAGGGTGCGTGGTCTTGGTTTTTTGAAAGGTATTCACAACCCACATTTTGGAAGTGAGAGGGAAGATTGCAAATATCGTACCAAGGGTATGAAAGAAATCATGCAACGGTCTAAAGGAAAATGTTTAGGTGTTCCCGATGCGTGTGCGGTGATTTTTGAAGGGAATCACTATCGAGTTATTGGAAAGCCGGAAGCAAGTCAGGTTTGGTATGAGAAAGGCAAGTATTGTGAACGCCAGATTCCTAGAGAGGGGGTTAGCTGAGCCCAACTTGATGACACTCATGAAAGATGATTTAATGGCGGCTTATTTTAA